One region of Bosea sp. 29B genomic DNA includes:
- a CDS encoding EexN family lipoprotein: MSRPLIAAFLTMALSGCGDEQAEHAKPAPIRDVPFFLANAPDHEAALARCRANPGDLRSDATCRNAEEANRKVMIWGRDTALKRASN, encoded by the coding sequence ATGAGCCGGCCTCTGATCGCCGCCTTCTTGACGATGGCTCTCTCCGGCTGTGGCGACGAGCAAGCCGAGCACGCGAAGCCGGCGCCGATCCGTGACGTGCCCTTCTTCCTCGCGAACGCACCCGATCACGAAGCTGCGCTGGCGCGCTGCCGAGCCAATCCTGGCGACCTGAGGTCAGATGCCACCTGCCGCAATGCGGAGGAAGCCAATCGCAAAGTGATGATCTGGGGTCGAGACACTGCCCTGAAGCGCGCGAGCAATTGA
- a CDS encoding type IV secretion system protein, with the protein MAINVFDEFLKEFEQPITTFVSTSVSNLATFVDGPLRVAVLLYVVLYGFAVMRGAIAEPIQEFAWRAMRLVLIVLLASNASSFQQYVTDLFFTSLPKEIGNALAGSALDANSGAPFDKLLNKGIEVAQKIYDRAGLTDIAPALIAAILLVFTAVSGFLQFAILLYAKVGLAIVIALGPIFIALALFDATRPFAEAWTRQVANFLILHVLVVALVGLMLTSVQGFVEKYGADAASGGAIIVGAVAISAVLGLAAYIALQLPAIAGGLAGGGASLAARVVTSAITANAVSAAVGAYAGTRAAASRTAARIRERRQGGEIRRV; encoded by the coding sequence ATGGCGATTAACGTCTTCGACGAGTTCCTGAAGGAGTTCGAGCAGCCAATCACGACTTTCGTGTCGACGTCTGTCTCGAACCTCGCGACCTTCGTCGATGGACCGCTACGGGTCGCTGTCCTCCTCTACGTCGTACTGTACGGTTTTGCGGTCATGCGCGGCGCGATCGCCGAGCCGATCCAGGAGTTTGCCTGGCGAGCGATGAGGCTCGTCCTGATCGTGCTTCTCGCGTCGAATGCGAGTTCTTTCCAGCAATATGTCACCGACCTCTTCTTCACGTCGTTGCCCAAGGAGATTGGAAACGCTCTTGCGGGTTCGGCCCTTGATGCGAACTCGGGTGCGCCCTTCGACAAGCTATTGAACAAGGGGATCGAGGTCGCCCAAAAGATCTACGATCGAGCAGGCCTCACGGACATTGCACCAGCTTTGATCGCCGCGATCCTTCTCGTCTTCACGGCCGTTTCAGGCTTTCTGCAGTTCGCAATCCTGCTCTACGCGAAAGTTGGCTTGGCGATCGTCATCGCGCTCGGGCCGATCTTCATCGCTCTGGCGCTGTTCGACGCGACGCGGCCCTTTGCTGAGGCTTGGACACGACAGGTTGCAAATTTCCTGATCCTGCATGTGCTCGTTGTCGCCCTTGTCGGCTTGATGCTCACGTCGGTTCAAGGCTTCGTCGAGAAATATGGTGCTGATGCTGCGTCCGGCGGCGCCATCATCGTCGGTGCCGTCGCGATCAGCGCGGTACTTGGTCTTGCCGCCTATATCGCCCTCCAGCTCCCCGCCATCGCTGGCGGCCTTGCCGGTGGTGGCGCTTCGCTCGCGGCCCGTGTCGTCACCAGCGCCATCACCGCGAACGCAGTTTCGGCCGCCGTCGGTGCGTACGCTGGCACCCGGGCCGCCGCCAGCCGCACCGCGGCAAGGATTCGCGAGCGACGACAGGGCGGCGAGATCAGACGCGTCTGA
- a CDS encoding type IV secretion pathway protein, translated as MNCRVILSVMLALAATGCAGWNKGAPSCDGSAKRPLNKSLWDWETNPPVAPQPDAPPVKRLGQAKPTASANGGKQPSATWSSFNIARSFLPCGEATRHG; from the coding sequence ATGAACTGTCGCGTGATTTTGAGCGTGATGTTGGCTCTGGCGGCAACGGGCTGTGCCGGCTGGAACAAGGGCGCGCCGTCCTGTGACGGCTCGGCCAAGCGCCCGCTTAACAAGTCGCTGTGGGACTGGGAGACAAACCCACCCGTCGCACCGCAGCCTGATGCACCGCCGGTCAAACGGCTTGGCCAAGCGAAGCCGACCGCCTCCGCCAACGGCGGCAAACAGCCAAGCGCGACCTGGTCGTCCTTCAATATCGCGCGATCGTTCCTGCCTTGCGGGGAGGCGACCCGCCATGGTTAG
- a CDS encoding virB8 family protein, whose product MVRPDNLKDYFDNARRWEQDLLLTAQRSKRLAWFVATAACVLATAAVGAIAALAPLKTVEPFVIRVDNATGIVETVSALGTSPRSYDEAVTKYFLGRYVRSREGYSQAEAASNFQTVALLSSQAEQARFAAVYRGSNPESPQVLHGRFGVAEVRIKAISLLADNLASVRFLKESRKGEEIKVTHWIATLTFAYVNAPVSSTDRLINPLGFLVSEYRADPEVAP is encoded by the coding sequence ATGGTTAGGCCCGACAATCTCAAGGACTATTTCGACAATGCGCGCCGCTGGGAGCAGGATTTGCTGCTGACGGCGCAGCGCTCGAAGCGGCTGGCCTGGTTCGTTGCGACCGCAGCCTGCGTTCTCGCGACGGCCGCCGTCGGCGCAATTGCAGCCCTCGCGCCGCTGAAGACCGTCGAGCCCTTCGTCATCCGCGTCGACAACGCGACAGGCATCGTCGAGACGGTCTCGGCGCTCGGGACATCGCCGCGCAGCTACGACGAGGCGGTCACCAAGTATTTTCTCGGTCGCTACGTCCGCTCGCGCGAAGGCTACAGCCAGGCCGAGGCCGCCAGCAATTTCCAGACGGTGGCGCTCCTGTCCTCGCAGGCCGAGCAGGCGCGCTTTGCCGCCGTCTATCGCGGCTCGAACCCGGAAAGTCCGCAGGTGCTGCATGGGCGCTTCGGCGTCGCAGAAGTCCGCATAAAGGCGATCTCGCTCCTGGCCGACAACCTCGCCTCCGTCCGCTTCCTCAAGGAAAGCCGCAAGGGTGAGGAGATCAAGGTGACCCATTGGATCGCGACGCTGACCTTTGCCTATGTCAACGCGCCGGTCTCTTCGACCGATCGCCTGATCAACCCGCTCGGCTTCCTCGTCTCGGAATACCGCGCCGATCCGGAGGTCGCGCCGTGA
- the virB9 gene encoding P-type conjugative transfer protein VirB9 produces the protein MHRVIAIGCGLLLALGLGLPSIALQLPTAGARDERVRFVAYDPANVVKVHGVIRASTQVIFAEDEEIAHVAIGDSIAWEVAPAGSILFLKPREKHPPTNLQVVTTRRDGRKRSYQFELSIAEASLKESFFVVKYSYPVDEADRRRAEHEARGQQREGAVIDQTFDLHQQYGARNWRFSAQGPADLEPDGVFDDGKVTSFRFAGNREVPAIYMVGSDGAESLVPKDVRGEVVVVHATAREFRLRRGSEVLCIFNEAFDAVGVNPGTGTTSPSIARTQKQPAPVRRR, from the coding sequence ATCCACCGCGTCATCGCAATTGGATGCGGGCTGCTCCTGGCGCTCGGCCTCGGACTGCCTTCGATTGCCCTGCAACTCCCGACCGCAGGAGCCCGTGACGAGCGCGTGCGCTTCGTCGCCTATGACCCAGCCAATGTCGTCAAAGTCCACGGCGTTATCCGGGCCTCGACCCAAGTGATCTTCGCCGAGGATGAGGAAATCGCCCATGTCGCGATCGGCGACTCGATCGCCTGGGAGGTCGCGCCGGCCGGCTCGATCCTGTTCCTCAAACCCCGCGAAAAGCATCCGCCGACCAATCTGCAGGTCGTCACCACGCGTCGCGACGGACGCAAGCGCTCCTACCAGTTCGAGCTTTCGATCGCGGAAGCCTCGCTGAAGGAGAGCTTTTTTGTCGTGAAGTACTCCTATCCGGTCGACGAAGCCGATCGGCGTCGCGCCGAGCACGAGGCGCGAGGCCAGCAGCGCGAAGGCGCGGTCATCGACCAGACCTTTGATCTCCACCAGCAGTATGGCGCGCGCAACTGGCGGTTCTCGGCGCAGGGGCCGGCCGATCTCGAACCCGATGGCGTCTTCGACGACGGAAAAGTCACGAGCTTCCGCTTCGCGGGCAATCGCGAGGTGCCGGCAATCTACATGGTCGGCTCGGACGGCGCGGAAAGCCTCGTGCCGAAGGATGTGCGCGGGGAGGTCGTCGTGGTGCATGCCACCGCGCGCGAATTCCGGCTGCGTCGCGGCAGCGAGGTCCTCTGCATCTTCAACGAGGCGTTTGACGCCGTAGGCGTGAACCCGGGGACCGGCACAACGAGTCCCAGCATCGCGCGGACCCAGAAGCAGCCAGCCCCTGTTCGGCGTCGTTGA
- the virB10 gene encoding type IV secretion system protein VirB10 yields the protein MTDQTSSSGVEGERGITPVSGPVEGSGRALARRGIGAAALIAFSVLVIWSTWKSEKPVEQDGAKPIIRQTTTFEPAREPPAPAPVQEAALPVLPPQLAPAAAPQTDKLMESARRAPVLAFNRPSRGSSSDGAGQGAALPGSALLASSAEPRNELADKLKATTIEGVRAARLPNRNLLVTQGTAIPCVLETAMSSDVPGFVSCVVLRDVLSDSGHVVLMEKGTQIVGEYRGQVRKGSKRMFVLWTRAKTPTGVIVALASPATDALGRAGFDGKIDTHFWERFGAALLLSIVSDAAAIGRQQLDDADIEIRNTSGAANTAAGIAVERSIDIPPTLNKNQGERVNIFVARDLDFSSVYDLKRIESRARILDRTVHGIDAGVAAGSRVTKP from the coding sequence ATGACTGATCAGACTTCGTCATCAGGCGTCGAGGGCGAACGCGGCATCACGCCGGTTTCGGGACCGGTCGAAGGCAGCGGCCGGGCCTTGGCCAGGCGCGGCATCGGCGCGGCCGCGCTGATCGCGTTTTCGGTCCTTGTGATCTGGAGTACCTGGAAATCGGAAAAACCCGTCGAGCAGGACGGCGCCAAGCCAATCATCCGCCAGACGACAACCTTCGAGCCGGCGCGCGAGCCGCCGGCGCCGGCTCCTGTCCAGGAGGCGGCCCTGCCGGTCCTGCCGCCTCAACTCGCACCTGCCGCTGCTCCGCAGACAGACAAGCTGATGGAGAGCGCTCGGCGTGCGCCAGTACTCGCCTTCAATCGGCCAAGTCGCGGATCGTCCAGCGACGGGGCAGGGCAGGGGGCCGCTCTCCCGGGTTCGGCTCTTCTCGCAAGCTCTGCCGAGCCGCGCAACGAGTTGGCCGACAAGCTGAAAGCGACCACCATTGAGGGCGTGCGCGCCGCGCGCCTGCCAAACCGCAATCTCCTGGTGACGCAAGGGACTGCGATTCCTTGCGTGCTCGAGACGGCGATGTCGTCGGATGTGCCGGGCTTCGTCTCGTGTGTCGTGCTGCGCGATGTCCTGTCGGATTCAGGCCATGTCGTGCTGATGGAGAAAGGCACGCAGATCGTTGGGGAATATCGCGGCCAGGTCCGAAAAGGCTCCAAGCGCATGTTCGTGCTCTGGACGCGGGCAAAAACCCCGACCGGCGTCATCGTCGCGCTGGCCTCGCCAGCGACCGACGCGCTCGGCCGCGCAGGTTTTGACGGCAAGATCGACACGCATTTCTGGGAGAGGTTCGGTGCGGCTCTGCTGCTCTCGATCGTCAGCGACGCCGCTGCGATCGGCCGCCAGCAGCTCGACGATGCCGATATCGAGATCCGCAACACGTCGGGCGCGGCCAACACGGCTGCGGGCATCGCCGTCGAGCGCTCGATAGACATTCCGCCGACGCTCAACAAGAACCAGGGCGAGCGGGTCAACATCTTTGTCGCCCGTGATCTGGATTTCTCCTCGGTCTACGATCTCAAGCGGATCGAAAGCCGCGCGCGGATTCTGGATCGCACGGTGCACGGTATCGATGCCGGTGTGGCCGCCGGCTCGCGGGTCACGAAGCCATGA
- the virB11 gene encoding P-type DNA transfer ATPase VirB11 — MTVLAPEPTEAECVVVVAPVAPSAATASERRASRVVLERYLTPLARFLAQPDLTEIVVNRPGEVFTEGPGGWHRHELHDLSHAHLMHLATAAAAYTRQDIGPDHPIVSTTLPGEERCQIVVPPAVPAGTVSLTIRKPSTVTMTLEDFEERDLFSDIRVTSDDLSDDENELVRLRDAGQWREFLSLAVRSRRNIIISGATGSGKTTLSKGLIAQIPAAERLLTIEDTAELVVPQPNHVRLLYAKDGQGLAKVGPRELLESCLRMRPDRILLQELRDGTAFFYLRNVNSGHPGSITTVHADSARLAFEQLTLLVKESAEGRDLARDDIRNLLRQTVDVVIQMKREHGRFRITEIDYDPVRKRLASA, encoded by the coding sequence ATGACCGTGCTCGCGCCTGAGCCCACGGAGGCCGAATGCGTCGTCGTCGTCGCGCCGGTCGCGCCAAGCGCCGCGACCGCTTCCGAGCGGCGCGCCAGCCGCGTCGTGCTCGAGCGGTATCTGACGCCGCTCGCGCGCTTCCTGGCGCAACCGGACCTTACCGAGATCGTTGTCAACCGTCCGGGCGAGGTGTTCACGGAAGGTCCGGGCGGCTGGCATCGGCATGAGCTTCACGATCTGAGCCACGCGCATCTGATGCATCTGGCGACGGCGGCAGCCGCCTACACCCGACAGGACATCGGTCCAGATCATCCGATCGTCTCGACGACGCTGCCCGGCGAGGAGCGCTGCCAGATCGTCGTGCCGCCAGCGGTACCGGCAGGAACCGTCAGCCTGACCATCCGGAAGCCCTCGACGGTCACGATGACGCTTGAGGATTTCGAGGAGCGCGACCTGTTCTCCGACATTCGTGTGACCAGCGATGATCTCTCGGATGACGAAAACGAGTTGGTTCGCCTGCGAGACGCCGGCCAGTGGCGTGAATTCCTGTCGCTCGCTGTGCGCAGCCGCCGCAACATCATCATCTCCGGCGCGACTGGCTCCGGCAAAACCACGCTGTCGAAGGGTCTGATTGCTCAGATTCCGGCGGCCGAGCGCCTCCTCACGATCGAGGACACGGCCGAACTGGTCGTGCCGCAGCCCAATCATGTCCGTCTGCTCTATGCCAAAGACGGGCAGGGCCTCGCCAAAGTAGGTCCGCGCGAACTTCTCGAATCCTGCCTACGCATGCGGCCCGACCGCATCCTTTTGCAGGAGCTGCGCGATGGCACGGCTTTTTTCTATCTGCGCAATGTGAACTCCGGGCATCCGGGCTCGATCACCACGGTCCATGCCGATTCCGCACGCCTGGCCTTCGAGCAGTTGACGCTGCTGGTGAAGGAAAGTGCCGAGGGGAGGGACCTTGCCCGCGACGACATTCGCAACCTGCTGCGCCAGACCGTCGACGTCGTCATCCAGATGAAACGCGAGCACGGCCGCTTCCGCATCACGGAGATCGACTATGACCCTGTTCGAAAGCGGCTCGCCAGCGCGTAG
- a CDS encoding type IV secretory system conjugative DNA transfer family protein produces the protein MTLFESGSPARSAALRLGLAVAGIAVFLLVGSNVLLLGLRTHDGGFHWNELAIAWPHYGTNERLDRWISFGTLAGTIATFGLMGFILRTKPRPLHGEARFATERDIRKAGLRAKQGIMLGRKDGKFLCFGGPEHVMVYAPTRSGKGVGYVIPNLLNWPDSVVALDVKKENFDRTAGFREASGQAVFLFDPLDEQGRTARYNPLAYVRRDPVDLYDDLQRIAVMLFPAENRVDPFWFETARSAFVAIGGYVAETPGLPLTIGEILRQLSASSDLKAHFLAAMKQRAKSTAPLSAHCIGALNDFLSASENTMNSVRKTTTARLGLWLNPRIDAATSANDFDLRELRSRPMSIYLGVTPDNLDRMAPLLNLFFQQVIDLNSRELPEQNPKLNRRVLLLLDEFPALGHVGVLAKSVAFVAGYGIRLLTIIQSPSQLRAIYGPDLAKTIMTNHAIEVVFAPKEQDVANELSERIGYDTVQAKSRSRPWGLSSGKRSESVSDQRRALMLPQELKLIPSSKAFILAASAPPIICDKIIYYEDAAFTARLKPAPVIALNRGPSNMLLASEIIELKSAVAELQATFRTRPMTDEEIADPSLIPDDATFDFGNVPVDLEGLSEDELKDWCSQVIDAAIIPAKGAGQPVKEMRRGR, from the coding sequence ATGACCCTGTTCGAAAGCGGCTCGCCAGCGCGTAGCGCAGCGCTGCGACTTGGCCTTGCCGTCGCTGGCATCGCCGTCTTCCTGCTCGTCGGCTCGAACGTCCTGCTGCTGGGCCTGCGCACTCATGACGGTGGCTTCCACTGGAACGAGCTTGCGATCGCCTGGCCGCATTACGGCACGAACGAGCGCCTCGACCGCTGGATCAGCTTTGGTACGCTGGCCGGCACGATAGCAACCTTCGGGTTGATGGGATTTATTCTGCGGACCAAACCACGTCCGCTGCATGGCGAAGCGCGGTTCGCCACCGAGCGCGACATCCGCAAAGCGGGCTTACGCGCGAAACAGGGAATCATGCTCGGGCGGAAAGACGGCAAGTTCCTGTGCTTCGGCGGCCCCGAGCACGTTATGGTCTATGCCCCGACGCGGTCGGGCAAGGGCGTTGGCTATGTCATCCCGAACCTACTGAACTGGCCCGATTCCGTGGTCGCGCTCGACGTCAAGAAGGAGAACTTTGATCGCACGGCCGGTTTCCGCGAGGCCAGCGGGCAGGCGGTCTTCCTGTTCGATCCGCTCGACGAGCAGGGCCGCACCGCACGCTACAATCCGCTCGCCTACGTTCGCCGCGATCCGGTCGATCTTTACGACGACCTGCAGCGTATCGCGGTCATGCTGTTCCCGGCCGAGAACAGGGTCGATCCGTTCTGGTTCGAGACCGCGCGATCGGCGTTTGTCGCGATCGGCGGCTATGTCGCCGAGACGCCGGGCCTGCCGCTGACCATCGGCGAAATCCTGCGGCAGCTTTCGGCCTCCAGCGACCTTAAGGCTCATTTCCTCGCCGCGATGAAGCAGCGTGCCAAGAGCACGGCGCCCCTCTCGGCGCATTGCATCGGGGCGCTGAACGACTTTCTGTCGGCCTCCGAGAACACCATGAACTCGGTGCGCAAAACCACGACAGCGCGGCTTGGCCTTTGGCTCAATCCGCGCATCGACGCTGCGACCTCCGCGAATGATTTTGATCTGCGCGAGCTGCGCTCCCGGCCAATGTCGATCTATCTCGGCGTCACGCCCGACAATCTCGACCGGATGGCGCCGCTGCTCAACCTGTTCTTCCAGCAGGTCATCGACCTGAACAGCCGCGAGCTGCCCGAGCAGAACCCAAAGCTCAATCGCCGTGTCCTGCTGCTACTCGACGAGTTCCCGGCGCTTGGGCATGTCGGCGTGCTCGCGAAATCCGTCGCCTTCGTCGCCGGCTACGGCATCCGCCTGCTCACCATCATTCAGAGCCCATCACAGCTCCGGGCGATCTACGGCCCCGATCTCGCCAAGACCATCATGACCAACCACGCGATCGAGGTCGTGTTCGCGCCAAAGGAGCAGGACGTTGCGAACGAGTTGTCCGAGCGGATCGGCTACGACACGGTCCAGGCAAAAAGTCGCTCGCGACCGTGGGGTCTATCGTCGGGAAAACGAAGCGAGTCAGTCTCGGACCAGCGCCGCGCATTGATGCTGCCTCAGGAGCTCAAGCTGATCCCGTCGTCGAAGGCGTTCATCCTGGCTGCCAGCGCGCCGCCGATCATCTGCGACAAGATCATCTATTACGAGGACGCCGCCTTCACCGCGCGACTGAAACCAGCGCCGGTGATCGCTCTCAACCGCGGTCCTTCGAACATGCTGCTGGCGAGCGAGATCATCGAGCTGAAATCTGCCGTCGCCGAGTTGCAGGCGACGTTCCGGACCCGGCCGATGACGGATGAAGAAATAGCCGACCCGTCGCTGATCCCTGACGATGCGACGTTCGACTTCGGCAACGTGCCCGTCGATCTCGAAGGGCTTTCGGAGGATGAATTGAAAGACTGGTGCTCGCAGGTGATCGATGCCGCCATCATCCCCGCGAAGGGAGCGGGTCAGCCAGTGAAGGAGATGCGTCGTGGCCGATGA